The following coding sequences are from one Bacillota bacterium window:
- the rplL gene encoding 50S ribosomal protein L7/L12: MSKVQEALEIIKGMTVLELADLVKAFETEFGVSAAAPVAMGPMAGQVGAAAEAEEEQTEFNVVLAAVGDKKIQVIKVVRELVGLGLKEAKELVDGAPSVVKEKVNKEEAESMKAKLTEVGATIEIK; encoded by the coding sequence GTACAGGAAGCCCTGGAAATCATCAAGGGTATGACAGTTCTGGAGCTGGCAGATCTTGTCAAGGCCTTTGAGACCGAGTTTGGAGTGTCCGCGGCCGCCCCGGTGGCCATGGGCCCCATGGCTGGTCAGGTCGGCGCAGCTGCCGAGGCCGAGGAAGAGCAGACCGAGTTCAATGTGGTCCTGGCTGCCGTTGGAGACAAGAAGATCCAGGTAATCAAGGTTGTCCGGGAGCTCGTCGGGCTTGGACTCAAGGAAGCCAAGGAACTGGTTGATGGTGCCCCCAGCGTTGTCAAGGAGAAGGTGAACAAGGAAGAGGCGGAGTCCATGAAGGCCAAGCTGACGGAAGTGGGAGCAACCATAGAGATCAAGTAG